From Pseudomonas sp. stari2, a single genomic window includes:
- a CDS encoding TolC family outer membrane protein — protein MRSHLLKALPFALAASFAQAQSLPEAMQQALDVHPEIQAGVNSRLAADYQLKAAKGGYLPKVDLLGGYGREGTDSVTTRANGGGNHWQTLNRGESSVRLSQMVFDGFATSSEVGRQQATVNSRAYSLLGTSERTALTVAQVYLDVLTRREFVRLAEENLKSHQRIYDQIQLRTQRGVGSGADLDQAEARMAQARNNLITEQTNLADSETNFLSAVGQMPDQLERPAPFMAMMPANLNEARQQMLENSPILRSAESDIAAAEKQYETAKSTFYPRFDAELGRTADNDLDGQNGHNNEWQAMLRMRFNLYSGGSNKADLESKSYLSNQALDIRNNALRQLNEELGLAWNALNNANAQVPIAQQYVDHSTAVRTAYQRQFSLGERTLLDLLDSENELFTASRRLAEIKNIQLFTQYRIKATMGELLKSQGVVAPMASVVQNDVKPKVQLPGMN, from the coding sequence ATGCGTTCGCACCTGCTCAAGGCTCTACCCTTCGCTCTCGCTGCCTCTTTTGCACAAGCACAATCCTTACCGGAAGCCATGCAACAGGCACTGGATGTCCATCCGGAAATCCAGGCAGGGGTCAACAGTCGTTTGGCTGCGGATTATCAGTTAAAGGCTGCCAAAGGTGGATACCTGCCCAAGGTCGACCTGCTCGGCGGTTATGGCCGTGAAGGTACCGACAGCGTCACCACTCGTGCCAACGGTGGCGGCAATCACTGGCAAACCCTGAACCGTGGCGAGTCGAGTGTGCGTCTGTCGCAAATGGTTTTTGACGGTTTTGCGACGTCCAGCGAAGTCGGGCGTCAACAAGCCACCGTCAACTCCCGCGCCTATTCCTTGCTTGGCACCTCCGAGCGCACTGCGCTGACCGTGGCCCAGGTTTACCTGGATGTACTGACCCGTCGCGAATTCGTGCGCCTGGCCGAGGAAAACCTCAAGAGCCACCAGCGCATCTACGACCAGATCCAGTTGCGCACCCAGCGCGGCGTCGGCAGCGGTGCCGACCTCGACCAGGCCGAAGCGCGGATGGCCCAGGCCCGCAACAATTTGATCACCGAGCAGACCAACCTCGCCGACTCGGAAACCAACTTCCTCAGCGCCGTCGGCCAGATGCCCGATCAACTGGAGCGTCCGGCGCCGTTCATGGCGATGATGCCGGCCAACCTCAATGAAGCGCGCCAGCAGATGCTGGAAAACAGCCCGATCCTGCGTTCGGCCGAGTCCGACATCGCCGCTGCCGAAAAGCAGTATGAAACCGCCAAGTCGACCTTCTACCCGCGTTTCGACGCCGAGCTGGGCCGCACCGCCGACAACGACCTCGACGGCCAGAACGGTCACAACAATGAATGGCAGGCGATGCTGCGCATGCGCTTCAACCTGTACTCCGGTGGTAGCAACAAGGCGGATCTTGAATCCAAGTCCTACCTGTCGAACCAGGCGCTGGACATCCGCAACAACGCCCTGCGTCAGTTGAACGAAGAACTGGGCCTGGCCTGGAACGCCCTGAACAACGCCAACGCCCAGGTGCCGATCGCTCAGCAGTACGTTGATCACAGCACCGCAGTGCGCACCGCTTACCAGCGTCAGTTCAGCCTCGGCGAACGTACCCTGCTGGATTTGCTCGACAGTGAAAACGAACTCTTCACTGCTTCGCGCCGTCTGGCCGAGATCAAAAACATTCAGTTATTTACTCAGTACCGAATCAAGGCGACCATGGGCGAGTTGCTCAAGAGCCAGGGAGTGGTCGCACCGATGGCATCCGTTGTGCAGAACGACGTGAAGCCCAAGGTTCAACTGCCCGGGATGAATTGA
- a CDS encoding type I secretion system permease/ATPase has translation MESEVSRVHLSHDPRALHDDPLLDGLLALCMLHQKPASAAMLTTGLPLPKQRLSVELLPRAAARAGLQGRVLQRKLEEIPAIAMPALLLLKDGRSAVLLGWQGENEARVLLSETDGGESLVNRELLADDYLGKVFFAQPQHKFDVNHGTLIPRARSWFRDTLKRSRWLYADAIAASFLINIIAMAAPLFVMNVYDRVVPNQAEATLWVLALGITGAYLFDLILKSLRSLCLDLAGKKTDLIISATLFERIVGMAMKYRPARVGSFAQNIHEFQSLRDFLASLTLTSLIDLPFTILIFIVIAILGGHLVWIPVLAFPIALLIGYALQKPLVATMERTMALGAERQSSLIETLAGLDAVKVNNAESERQYQWEQTIGTLSRLELRVKMLSGLAMNITLLIQQLAGVIMIVFGVYQIIAGNLSMGGLIACYMLSGRALSPLASLSGLLTRYQQARVTMASVDQMMELPQERNFEERPLSRKVLQGAIECRQLNFTYPDQQNPALKNINLVIRPGEKIGIIGRSGSGKSSLAKLLVGLYQPDDGALLVDGVDIRQIDVSELRYNIGYVPQDIQLLAGTLRDNLISGARYVEDELVLQAAELAGVHEFARLHPQGYELQVGERGQNLSGGQRQNVALARALLLNPPILLLDEPTSAMDNTGEERLKQRLAAVVENKTVVLVTHRASLLSLVDRLLVVDRGQILADGPKAAVMEALKKGQISVA, from the coding sequence GTGGAATCAGAAGTCAGTCGAGTTCATCTCAGTCATGATCCACGCGCGTTGCACGACGATCCGTTACTGGATGGTCTGCTCGCCCTTTGCATGCTGCACCAGAAACCCGCCAGCGCGGCGATGCTGACCACCGGTCTGCCGCTGCCCAAGCAACGTCTGAGTGTCGAGCTGCTGCCCCGTGCCGCCGCGCGCGCCGGGCTTCAGGGGCGGGTGCTGCAACGCAAGCTGGAAGAAATTCCGGCCATCGCCATGCCGGCGCTGTTGCTGCTCAAGGATGGACGCAGCGCTGTCCTGCTGGGCTGGCAGGGAGAGAACGAAGCCAGGGTGCTGCTCAGCGAAACCGATGGCGGCGAGTCCCTGGTCAACCGTGAGCTGCTGGCCGACGACTACCTCGGCAAAGTGTTCTTCGCCCAACCCCAGCACAAATTCGACGTCAACCATGGCACGCTGATCCCGCGTGCGCGCTCGTGGTTTCGCGACACCCTCAAGCGTTCGCGCTGGCTGTACGCCGACGCCATCGCCGCCAGTTTCCTGATCAACATCATCGCCATGGCAGCCCCGCTGTTCGTGATGAACGTCTACGACCGGGTGGTGCCGAACCAGGCCGAAGCGACCCTGTGGGTACTTGCACTGGGCATCACCGGCGCCTATCTGTTCGACCTGATCCTCAAGAGCCTGCGCAGCCTGTGCCTGGATCTGGCCGGCAAGAAAACCGACCTGATCATCTCCGCCACGCTGTTCGAACGCATCGTCGGCATGGCCATGAAATACCGGCCGGCGCGGGTCGGCAGCTTTGCCCAGAACATTCACGAGTTCCAGAGCCTGCGCGACTTCCTCGCCTCGCTGACCCTGACCAGCCTGATCGACCTGCCGTTCACCATTCTGATCTTCATCGTCATCGCCATTCTCGGTGGGCATCTGGTGTGGATTCCGGTGCTGGCCTTCCCGATTGCGCTGCTGATCGGCTACGCGTTGCAGAAACCGCTGGTGGCAACCATGGAGCGCACCATGGCGCTCGGTGCCGAGCGTCAGTCGAGCCTGATCGAAACCCTCGCCGGCCTCGACGCGGTGAAGGTCAACAACGCCGAAAGCGAACGCCAATACCAGTGGGAACAGACCATTGGCACCCTCAGCCGCCTCGAGCTGCGGGTGAAGATGCTCTCGGGTCTGGCGATGAACATCACCCTGCTGATCCAGCAACTGGCCGGTGTGATCATGATCGTCTTCGGCGTGTACCAGATCATCGCCGGCAACTTGAGCATGGGCGGCCTGATCGCCTGCTACATGCTCAGTGGCCGCGCTCTTAGTCCGCTGGCGTCGCTGTCCGGTCTGCTGACCCGCTACCAACAGGCGCGGGTGACCATGGCCTCGGTCGACCAGATGATGGAGCTGCCGCAGGAACGCAATTTCGAAGAACGCCCGCTGAGCCGCAAGGTGCTGCAAGGCGCCATTGAATGCCGTCAGCTCAACTTCACCTACCCGGATCAACAGAACCCGGCGCTGAAAAACATCAACCTGGTGATTCGTCCCGGCGAGAAGATCGGCATCATCGGCCGCAGCGGCTCAGGCAAGAGCTCGCTGGCCAAACTGCTGGTCGGCCTGTATCAGCCGGACGACGGCGCGTTGCTGGTGGACGGCGTCGACATCCGCCAGATCGACGTCAGCGAGTTGCGCTACAACATCGGCTACGTGCCCCAGGACATCCAACTGCTGGCCGGCACCCTGCGTGACAACCTGATTTCCGGCGCCCGTTACGTCGAGGACGAGCTGGTGCTGCAAGCCGCCGAACTGGCTGGTGTGCATGAATTCGCCCGCCTGCACCCGCAGGGTTATGAACTGCAAGTCGGCGAGCGCGGGCAGAACCTGTCCGGCGGTCAGCGCCAGAACGTCGCGCTGGCCCGGGCGCTGTTGCTCAATCCGCCGATTCTCTTGCTCGACGAACCGACCAGCGCCATGGACAACACCGGCGAAGAGCGTCTCAAGCAACGCCTCGCGGCGGTGGTGGAAAACAAGACCGTGGTGCTGGTGACGCACCGGGCATCGCTGCTGTCGCTGGTGGATCGCCTGCTGGTGGTCGACCGTGGACAGATTCTCGCCGATGGCCCGAAAGCCGCCGTGATGGAAGCGTTGAAGAAGGGGCAGATCAGTGTTGCTTAA
- a CDS encoding HlyD family type I secretion periplasmic adaptor subunit produces the protein MLLKSGFKDSIRRYFKGSASLQGQPLPEVNKALIEDAPRVVRLTIWAIIGFFVFLMLWANFAVIDEVTKGDGKAIPSSKIQKIQNLEGGIVSELFVKEGQIVEAGAPLVRLDDTRFASNVGETEADRLSMLLRVERLSAEVDDRPLNFPEDVLKAVPGQAKSEESLYVSRRQQLHDEVGGLQEQLIQRQQELREFTSKQAQYRQQLGLQRQEINMSEPLVAQGAVSPVEVLRLKRAEVETRGQLDATTLAIPRAESAIKEVQRKIDETRGKFRSEALTQLNEARTDLNKAQATGKALEDRVSRTLVTSPVRGIVNKMLVNTIGGVIQPGSDLLEIVPLDDTLLVEAKIRPQDIAFLHPGQEATVKFTAYDYTIYGGLKAKLEQIGADTITDEDKKTTYYVIKLRTERSHLGTDEKPLLIIPGMVASVDIITGKKTVLSYLLKPIIRARAEALHER, from the coding sequence GTGTTGCTTAAGTCGGGTTTCAAGGATTCGATCCGCCGCTACTTCAAGGGCTCCGCATCATTGCAGGGCCAGCCGCTGCCGGAGGTCAACAAGGCCTTGATCGAGGACGCGCCGCGTGTGGTGCGCCTGACGATCTGGGCGATCATCGGTTTCTTCGTGTTCCTGATGCTGTGGGCCAACTTCGCCGTGATCGACGAAGTGACCAAGGGTGACGGCAAGGCGATTCCGTCGTCGAAGATCCAGAAAATCCAGAACCTCGAGGGCGGTATCGTCTCCGAGTTGTTCGTCAAGGAAGGCCAGATCGTCGAGGCCGGCGCGCCGCTGGTTCGTCTGGACGACACGCGCTTCGCCTCCAACGTCGGCGAGACCGAAGCCGATCGACTGTCGATGCTGCTGCGGGTCGAGCGCCTGAGCGCCGAGGTCGATGACCGGCCGCTGAATTTCCCCGAAGACGTGCTCAAAGCCGTGCCGGGTCAGGCCAAGAGTGAAGAGTCGCTGTATGTCAGCCGTCGTCAGCAATTGCACGACGAAGTCGGTGGCTTGCAGGAGCAGTTGATCCAGCGCCAGCAAGAACTGCGCGAATTCACCTCGAAGCAGGCGCAGTACCGCCAGCAACTGGGCCTGCAACGCCAGGAAATCAACATGTCCGAGCCGCTGGTGGCCCAGGGCGCGGTGTCGCCGGTGGAAGTGCTGCGACTCAAGCGTGCCGAAGTGGAAACCCGTGGTCAGCTCGACGCCACCACCCTGGCGATCCCGCGCGCCGAATCGGCGATCAAGGAAGTACAGCGCAAAATCGACGAGACGCGCGGCAAGTTCCGCAGCGAAGCCCTGACTCAGCTCAACGAGGCGCGCACCGACCTGAACAAGGCCCAGGCCACCGGCAAGGCGCTGGAGGACCGGGTCAGCCGTACGCTGGTCACCTCGCCGGTGCGGGGCATCGTCAACAAGATGCTGGTCAACACCATCGGCGGTGTGATCCAGCCGGGCAGCGACCTGCTGGAAATCGTGCCGCTGGACGACACCCTGCTGGTCGAAGCGAAGATCCGTCCGCAGGACATCGCGTTCCTGCATCCGGGCCAGGAAGCCACGGTGAAATTCACCGCCTATGACTACACCATCTACGGTGGTCTGAAGGCCAAGCTGGAGCAGATCGGCGCCGACACCATCACCGACGAAGACAAGAAAACCACCTACTACGTCATCAAGCTGCGCACCGAGCGCAGCCATCTCGGCACTGACGAGAAGCCGTTGTTGATCATCCCGGGGATGGTGGCGTCGGTGGACATCATCACCGGCAAGAAGACAGTGTTGAGCTATCTGCTCAAGCCGATCATCCGGGCGCGGGCCGAAGCGCTGCACGAGCGGTAA
- a CDS encoding TauD/TfdA family dioxygenase encodes MSAATATPSAATVAPQTFEIRPFSGAVGAEIIGLDLTRPVNDEDFARIHRAHLDHHVVVFRDQRITPQQQIDFSRRFGVLQIHVLKQFLLANHPEILIVSNIVENGQNIGLGDAGKFWHSDLSYKELPSLGSMLHAQELPSEGGDTLFADMHKAWDSLPDALRKAVEGRSAAHSYTARYSETKFEGNWRPTLTPEQLAQVAEVVHPVVRTHPENGRKALFVSEGFTTRIVGLPEDESKQLLDELYAHSVLPQNIYRHQWQPHDLVFWDNRSLIHLAAGCPAHLRRKLYRTTIQGDAPF; translated from the coding sequence ATGTCCGCAGCTACTGCTACCCCAAGCGCCGCGACTGTCGCGCCGCAAACCTTCGAGATCCGCCCGTTCAGCGGTGCCGTCGGTGCCGAAATAATCGGCCTCGACCTGACCCGTCCGGTCAACGATGAAGACTTCGCCCGCATTCACCGCGCGCACCTCGATCACCACGTCGTGGTGTTCCGCGACCAGCGCATCACCCCGCAACAGCAGATCGACTTCAGCCGCCGCTTCGGCGTGTTGCAGATCCATGTGCTCAAGCAGTTCCTGCTGGCCAATCATCCGGAAATCCTCATCGTTTCCAACATCGTCGAGAACGGCCAGAACATCGGCCTCGGTGATGCCGGCAAGTTCTGGCACTCGGACCTTTCCTATAAAGAGCTGCCGAGCCTCGGCTCGATGCTGCACGCCCAGGAGCTGCCGTCCGAAGGCGGCGACACCCTGTTCGCCGACATGCACAAAGCCTGGGACAGCCTGCCCGACGCGCTGCGCAAAGCCGTCGAAGGCCGCTCGGCCGCGCATTCCTACACCGCGCGTTACAGCGAAACCAAATTCGAAGGCAACTGGCGCCCGACCCTGACCCCGGAGCAACTGGCTCAGGTCGCCGAGGTCGTGCACCCGGTGGTCCGCACCCACCCGGAAAACGGCCGCAAGGCGTTGTTCGTCAGCGAAGGTTTCACCACCCGCATCGTCGGCCTGCCGGAGGACGAGAGCAAACAACTGCTCGACGAGCTCTACGCCCACAGCGTGCTGCCGCAGAACATCTATCGCCATCAATGGCAGCCCCACGACCTGGTGTTCTGGGACAACCGTTCGCTGATCCACCTTGCCGCCGGCTGCCCTGCGCACCTGCGCCGCAAGCTGTATCGCACCACCATCCAGGGCGACGCGCCTTTCTGA
- a CDS encoding ABC transporter substrate-binding protein, translated as MSKRLPFAPLAAAIGLGFSLIAGSLMAPTVAHAEGEIRIAEQFGIVYLLLNVVRDQGLIEKYGKQEGLDIKVDWTQLSGGAAVNDALLSGSIDIAGAGVGPLLTIWDRTHGKQNVKAVASLGNFPYYLVSNNPKVKTIADFTEKDRIAVPAVGVSVQSRFLQYAAAKQWGDKEFNRLDKYTIAFPHPDATAALIAGGTELTGHFSNPPFQEQALENPNVHVVLNSYDVLGPNSPTVLFATEKFRNENPKTYKAFVEALTEAAQFAQNDKGAAADTYIRVTKAKIDRAALLKIIDNPQFEFSVTPKNTYPLAEFLFRVGAIKNKPESWKDYFFQDAKPLQGS; from the coding sequence ATGTCCAAACGTCTTCCATTCGCACCGCTGGCAGCGGCCATCGGCCTCGGTTTCAGCCTGATCGCCGGCAGCCTGATGGCGCCGACAGTGGCCCACGCCGAAGGTGAAATCCGCATCGCCGAACAGTTCGGTATTGTCTATTTATTGCTCAACGTGGTGCGCGATCAGGGACTGATCGAGAAGTACGGCAAGCAGGAAGGCCTCGATATCAAGGTCGACTGGACTCAGTTGTCGGGCGGCGCGGCGGTCAACGATGCGCTGCTTTCCGGTTCCATCGATATTGCCGGCGCCGGTGTCGGGCCGCTGCTGACCATCTGGGACCGCACCCACGGCAAGCAGAACGTCAAGGCCGTGGCCTCGCTGGGCAACTTCCCGTACTACCTCGTCAGCAACAACCCCAAGGTCAAAACCATCGCCGACTTCACCGAGAAGGACCGCATTGCGGTGCCGGCAGTTGGCGTCTCCGTACAGTCGCGTTTCCTGCAATACGCGGCAGCCAAACAGTGGGGCGACAAGGAATTCAATCGCCTCGACAAGTACACCATCGCCTTTCCGCACCCGGACGCTACCGCTGCGCTGATTGCCGGCGGCACCGAGCTGACCGGGCATTTCTCCAACCCGCCGTTCCAGGAACAGGCGCTGGAAAATCCGAACGTGCACGTGGTGCTCAACTCCTATGACGTGCTCGGCCCGAACTCGCCGACCGTGCTGTTTGCCACCGAGAAATTCCGCAACGAGAACCCGAAGACCTACAAGGCGTTCGTCGAAGCCCTGACCGAAGCCGCGCAATTTGCGCAGAACGATAAAGGCGCGGCGGCGGACACTTACATCCGCGTGACCAAGGCCAAGATCGACCGCGCCGCGTTGCTGAAAATCATCGACAACCCGCAGTTCGAATTCAGTGTCACACCGAAAAACACCTACCCGCTCGCAGAATTTCTCTTCCGCGTCGGCGCGATCAAGAACAAACCCGAATCGTGGAAGGACTACTTCTTCCAGGACGCCAAACCGCTGCAAGGGAGCTGA
- a CDS encoding ABC transporter ATP-binding protein: MNAPLQGHAASNPIATAQALLAVDQVSLEYRTPQRVVRATHQVSFEVDQQDRFVLLGPSGCGKSTLLKAVAGFIAPCEGEIRLQGQRVDAPGPDRIVVFQEFDQLPPWKTVKQNVMFPLLASRTLKKKEAEERALHYLEKVGLAAFADAYPHTLSGGMKARVAIARALAMQPKILLMDEPFAALDALTRRKMQEELLLLWEEVRFTLLFVTHSIEEALVVGNRILLLSPHPGRVRAEVHSHQYDLHSLGGVAFQESTRRIHRLLFDEGQSPETKRELDFTDIRIAY; the protein is encoded by the coding sequence ATGAACGCCCCTTTGCAAGGCCACGCGGCCAGCAACCCGATCGCCACGGCGCAGGCGCTGCTGGCGGTCGATCAGGTCAGCCTCGAATACCGCACGCCGCAACGTGTCGTGCGTGCTACCCACCAAGTCAGTTTCGAAGTGGATCAACAGGACCGCTTTGTGCTGCTCGGGCCGTCCGGTTGCGGCAAGTCGACCTTGCTCAAAGCCGTCGCCGGGTTCATTGCACCGTGTGAGGGCGAGATCCGTCTGCAGGGCCAGCGCGTCGACGCGCCGGGGCCGGACCGGATCGTGGTGTTTCAGGAATTCGATCAACTGCCACCGTGGAAAACCGTCAAACAGAACGTGATGTTTCCGCTGCTGGCTTCGCGCACGTTGAAGAAAAAGGAAGCTGAAGAGCGTGCGCTCCATTACCTGGAGAAAGTCGGTCTGGCGGCGTTCGCCGATGCCTATCCGCACACCCTGTCCGGCGGCATGAAAGCGCGGGTGGCGATCGCCCGGGCGCTGGCGATGCAGCCGAAAATCCTGCTGATGGACGAGCCGTTCGCCGCCCTGGATGCCCTGACCCGGCGCAAGATGCAGGAAGAATTGCTGCTGCTCTGGGAGGAGGTGCGTTTCACCTTGCTGTTCGTCACCCACTCGATTGAAGAAGCGCTGGTGGTGGGCAATCGCATCTTGCTGCTGTCGCCGCATCCGGGGCGGGTGAGGGCGGAAGTGCACAGCCATCAATACGATCTGCACAGCCTTGGCGGCGTGGCGTTTCAGGAGTCGACGCGGCGCATTCATCGGCTACTGTTCGATGAAGGGCAGTCGCCGGAAACCAAGCGCGAACTGGATTTCACTGATATCCGCATCGCTTATTGA